The following DNA comes from Alienimonas californiensis.
GTCGCGGGTGGCCTGGTCCTCCTGCTCGACCTTGAAGGCGTCCATCTGGGAGGAGGTCATCAGGCTGACGGCCTTGTCGTAGACCTCAGCGTGCGCCTGGGGGGCGTCGCCGCGGCCGCTCTTGATGAAGTTCTCCTCGAGGACGTTCAGCATCGCCAGCCGGTTCTGGAGGCGCTGCGGGTTGGTCCAGCGGTCCAGGGAGGCGTTGCGGATCTGGCCGTTGGAGCTGACCTCGAACGGGGCGTGCTTCATGCCGAGGTAGCCGCTCTGCCCACCGCCGCCGCCGATGGAGATGAACGCGGGGATCTCGAGTTCCCGCCGCTCTTCGCCGAGGTGATAGGAGACGACGGAGCCGAAGTCCGGGTGGGTCGCGGTGACTTCCGGACGGTAGCCGGTCTTCATGAAGTAGCGGCCGCGGTCGTGGTCGGCCTCGATGCTGCTCATGGAGCGGACGACGGACAGTTCGTCCATCACCATCGCCGTCTTCGGCAGGTGCTCGGAGATTTGCAGGTCGCCCTTGGTGTCGATGGGCTTGAACTCGCCGCCGGTGTTGGTGCCGGGCTTGAGGTCCCACATGTCGATGGTGGGGGCGCCGCCGCCGAGCCAGACGAGGATCACGGCCTTGCCGTTCCGCCGCACTTCCTGGGCGTTCGCCTGGAGGTGGGACAGGAACTGCATCGCGGGGATCGTCGCGGCCCCGGCGGCCATGTGCCGCATGAAGTGACGACGGGAGGTCTGGTCGGTGGCGAACATCGGGGCGAACTTTCGGGAAACGGGAATCGGGAAGTGAGCGGGGGACAGGGGACGCCGGGCGGGTTCGCTAGTCCCGTCCGGCGGGCGGCGTGAGTTCCGAACTCACTTCACGAACACGAACTCGTTGCTGTTCAGCAGGGCCCAGAACAGGTCCTGGTAGCCGTAGATCGGCTTCTCGCTCCCGCGGATCAGTTGGGCCGCGGCGGTCTTCTCCTTGCTGGTCGGCTGACGGCCCAGGGCCGCCAGGAACAGGCGATCGACCGCCTCCTCCGGCTTGTTCGTCGAGCCCAGCACGCGGTTCAGGTAGCTGCCGGGCTCGGCGGAGATCGCCTTGGAGGTCAGTTCGCCGTTCATCATCATCAACGCCTGCGGGATCGAGCCGTTGAAGGTGGTGGACTCGGTCAGGTCGTCGGTGCCGAAGGCGGTGATGAACTGGCCGAGCCATTCCCGCTTCTGCCGTTCGATCGCTTCCCAGTCGGAGTTGCCGGCCTTCTGGGCCTCGGTGGCGATCAGCAGGGAGTCGTACAACTGCTCGGCGGTCATCCGCTTGACGGCCATGTGGCTGAACAGCGGCAGTTCGCCGGCGGCGGGGTCGTCGAACTCGTTCTCCTTGGTGGACTGACTGGTCAGCCCGTAGGCCTGCGAGTTGGCGATCCAGGTGATCAGCCGGCGGACGTCGTAGTTGTGCTCGACGAACTTCGCGGTGAGGAAGTCCAGCAGTTCCGGGTGGCTGGCCGGGTTGTGGGGGCCCATGTCGTCCACCGGCTTGGTGAAGCCGTAGCCGTGGAAGTGCCCCCAGGTGCGGTTCACGAAGGCCCGGGCGATCTGGTCGGTGACGGCGTCGGCGGATTCGCTGGCCGAGGGGAAGCCCTCCTCGTCCGGCACCAGACCGGTGAGGGCGGTCGCGAACTCGGTGCGGCGGTCCGTCCCGGCGTCTTCGCCGAACTTCGCGCCGAACGCCTCGGGGAAGGCGACCTGCATCAGCCCGCTGCGCTTCTCGAAGAAGACCGGGCCGTCCAGCGGGCGGCGGAGCAGTTCGGCGTAGACGAACTCGTTCTGCCCGGTCTGCTGGTCGAACTCCTCATGGTCCACCCGGCGGGCGGCCTTCAAAATGGAGTTGAACTGCCAGAACTGATCCTGCTTCCAGTCGTTGAACGGGTGGTTGTGGCACTGGGTACACTGCACCTGCATGCCCAGCAGCAACCGCGTCGCCTTGGCGGTCGCCTGCACGCCCTCGTCGTTGTCGACCATCTGGGCGAGCAGGAAGTTCGTCGCCCCGTTCTCCTCGAAGTGTCCCTCGGCGGTGATCAGCTCGAAGACGACCTCGCTCCAGGGCACGTTGCGGGCGAAGGCGTTGCGGAAGAACCGCCGCATGCCCAGGCGGCTGGTGTTCTCCGGCTCGCCCTGGCCGATCGCGAGGTTCGTCCAGACGGTGCTGAAGTGCCGGACGTAGTCCGGGCTCTCCAGCAGGGTCTGGATCATCTCCGCCCGCTTGGTCTCGGACTTGTTCCGCTCGAACGCCTGGACGGTCTCGGCGTCCGGGATATGCCCGCCGAGGTCCAGCCAGACGCGGCGGAGCCATTCGGAATCGCTGGCGACGGGGGAAGGCTCGACGCCGTTGTCTTCCCAGCTGCGAGCGATCAGGCGATCGATCTCCGCAATAATGGCCGCGTCCCCGTTGCCGCGGACGGGCTCCCCACCGGCTTCCGCGGCGAACGCCGCCCCGACGGACGCGCCGGGGGCGGACAGCAGCGGGACCAGCGCGAGCGTGAAAGCTGCGGCGAGCGGTCGGAGGGTCATGGGCGTGGCGGGTCGGAACGACAGGCGAGTGCGTGCCGGGCTGGGGGCGAAACCGAACCCGGGACGACAGACTTACCCGGTCCGCCGAGGCCGCGTTCGTCCGAAAACGGACCGATTCTCGGATTTCCCCCCGCAAAGCCTTCCTTCTCGGGAGTTTCCCCATGTCCGCACCGTCCGCCCCCACCGCCGAAACGCTGCGCGCGGGGCATTGTCAGCCCTGCGAAGGCGGCGTGCCGACGCTCTCCCGGCAGGAGATTGCCGACCGCCTGACCGCCCTGAACGACTGGAAGACGAGCGACGACGGCGCCGCGATCCACCGCACCTGGAACGTCGGGTCGTTCTCGAAGGGACTGGCGTTCTGCAACCGCGTCGGCGAGATCGCCGAGGCGGAGGGCCACCACCCGGATCTGCACCTGACCGGCTACCGGAACGTGAAGATCGTGCTGACCACGCATGCCGTCGGCGGTCTGACCGAGAACGACTTCATTCTTGCCGCAAAGATCGACGCCCTCGGCGACCCGCGGACGGCATAATGCGGAACGGCGCCGCTTCCCCTCCCCCCGCCGTCCCCCCAGCCTTCCGTCCCCGGCCCGACCGTGCGTCTCGTCTTCAACCCGCTGCCGCCGGCGAACGGAGGGCGCTCGGCCAATCGGCCGGTGCCGCTGGATCGGCCGGTGCTGTTTTTCGGCCGGCACCCGGACTGCGACGTCAGCCCGCTGGGCAGCGCCAAGGTCAGCCGCCGGCACTGCTGCGTCGCGGAGGCCAGCGGCCGGGTGCGGGTGCGGGATCTCGGCAGCCTGAACGGCACCTGGGTGAACGACCGCCCGGTGCGGCGGGAGGCGCCGCTCGTCCCCGGCGACGTGCTGCGGGTCGGCGACGTCGGCTACCGCCTCGAACGCTTGGAGACGGTGCAGGACGGCTCGCAAAGCGGCGTCGTCTCCATCGCCCCCACCGCCGCTCCCCCGGCGCAAGAGGCGGGGGCGGAGAGCTCGTCGGACGTCGTGCCGATCTGAAGCCGGCGAGCGGCGGGGCGTCAGCCCCCCGTGCGATTCGCGGCGACGTCGTTACCCTGCGGGGACACGGGGGGCTGACGCCCCCTCGCTCGCCTGGAAGGATTGGGTATGACCGACTTCGCCCCCGTCGCCGATCGACTTGCCGCCTCCGCGGAGGCGAACCGCGAACGGCTGTTCGAGCTGCTCCGCATCCCCAGCGTGAGCGCGGACCCGGCCCACCGCGGCGACTGCCGGGCCGCCGCGGAGTGGGTGCGGGACTTCCTTACGCAGGCCGGCTGCTCCGCGGAACTGGTCGACACCGGCACGGCCGAGCGCCCGGGGCACCCGATCGTCTTCGCCAAAACGCCCCGGGTCGACGGCGCCCCGACGCTGCTGGTCTACGGGCACTACGACGTCCAGCCGCCGGACCCGCTGGACCTGTGGACGACGCCGCCGTTCGAGCCGACGGTGCGGCCCGGTCCCGGCGGCGCGGAGCACGTCTACGCCCGCGGGGCGACGGACGACAAAGGGCAGATGCTGACCCACCCGCTGGCCGTCGCCGCCTGGCACGCCGCCGCCGGCGGGCCGCCGGTGAACGTGACCTTCGTGATCGAGGGGGAAGAAGAGGTGGGCAGCGACCACCTGGACGCCTTCCTCGAATCGCATAAGGCGGAACTGGCCTGCGACGCGGCGGTGATCTCGGACACCAGCCAGTTCGCCCCCGGCGTGCCGGCGATCTGCTACGGGTTGCGGGGGATCACGGCCTGCGAGGTGACGGTGCGGGGGCCGAAGGCGGACCTGCACAGCGGTTTGTTCGGCGGGGCGGTGGCGAACCCGGCGAACGCCCTGGCGAAGATCATCGCCAGCCTGCACGACGCCGACGGCCGCGTCGCCGTGCCCGGGTTCTACGACGCCGTCGTCCCCCCCACCGAGGAGGAACGGGCCGCCTGGGCCGCGTTGCCGTTCGACGAGGCGGCGTTCCTCGAGACGACCGGTGCCCCGGAGCCGGTCACGCTGCCGGACGCCACGGTGTTGGAGGGCCGCTGGGGCTGGCCGACGTGCGACGTGAACGGCCTGACCAGCGGCTATCAGGGCCCGGGGCCCAAGACCATCATCCCGGCGAAGGCCTCCGCCAAACTGTCGTTCCGCCTCGTGCCGGATCAGGACCCGCACGCGATCCTCGCCGCCGTGCGGGAGCACGTGACGGCACACTGCCCGCGGGGCGTGACGGTGGAGGTCACCCCGTTCCACGGCACGCCCGGGGTGCGGTTCGACACGGACTCCGCCCCCTTCGAAGCGGCGAAGCAGGCCGTCGAGCACGCCTTCGGCACGCCGCCGGTGATGATCCGCGAGGGGGGCACGATCCCGGTGGTGCGGGCGCTGGGCGCCACGCTCGGCTGCCCGGTGCTGCTGCTCGGCTGGGGCCAGAACAGCGACGGCCTGCACAGCCCGAACGAGCGGTTCTCCCTCGACGCCTTCCGCCGCGGCGCCCTCGCCAGCGCCCGTCTGATGTGGGAACTGGCCCGTTAGCCGTCCTCTTCAAGAGGACGGCTAACCGCTACATTACGCGCATGCTGGACCTCAACACGATTGCCGAACACGCGGACGTCGTCGCCGCGAACAACCGTCGCCGCGGGGTGGACGTCGACCTCTCCCGCCTGCTGCACCTCCGCGGCAAGCGGTCCGACCTGATCCAGAAGACGGAAACGCTCAAGCACGAGCAGAAGGAGACCGGCGCCGGCATCCCCCAGGCCTCGCCGGAGGAGCGGAAGGCCCTCATCGCCCGCACCGGCGAGCTGAAGAAGGAGGTCGCCGCCGCGGCCGACGAACTGACCGCCGTCGAGGCGGAGCTGCGGGAAATTCAGTCCCTCATCCCCAATCTCACCCACCCGGACGCCCCCGACGGCGGCGAGCACGACGGCCGGGTGCTGCGGGAAGTCGGCGACAAACCGCAGTTCGATTTCGAACCGCTGGACCACGTCGAACTGTGCGAGAAGCACGGGCTGGTCGACTTCGCCAGCGCCGCGAAGACGACCGGGGCCGGGTTCTACTTCCTCTGCCGGGAGGCGGTGCTGCTCGAACTGGCCCTGGTGCGGTACGCCGTGGAGAAGGCGACCGCGGCCGGATTCATTCCGCACGTCACTCCGGACCTGGCCCGGGCGGAGGCGCTGTCCGGCACGGGGTTCAACCCGCGGGGGGAGGAGACGCAGATCTACAGCGTGGCGGGCACCGACCTGTCGCTGATCGCCACCGCGGAGATCACCCTCGGCGCCATGAAGGCCGGCACGACCTTCGAGCCGCACGAACTGCCGCTCAAGCTGGCCGGGGTGTCGCACTGCTACCGCACCGAGGCCGGCGCCTACGGCAAGGCGACCCGCGGGCTGTACCGCGTGCACCAGTTCACCAAGGTGGAACTGTTCGCCTTCACCGCCGCTGACCTCGGCGCCAGCGGGCGGATGCACGCGGAGATTTTGTCGTTGGAGGAGGAGATCTTCAGCGACCTCGGTCTGCCGTACCGGGTGCTGGACATCGCCGCCGGCGACCTCGGCGGCCCGGCCTACCGCAAGTTCGACCTCGAAGCCTGGATGCCCGGCCGCGACGACGGCAGCGGCAACAAGGGATCGTGGGGCGAGGTGACGAGCTGTTCGGACTGCACCGACTACCAGGCCCGCCGCCTCGACGTGCGGGTGAAGAAGACCGACGCCGACGGCAAGCCGGCGAAGGGCACGGACCTCGTGCACACCCTCAACGGCACCGCGATCGCCGTCAGCCGGGCGCTGATCGCCCTCCTCGAAAACGGCCAGCGGGAAGACGGCACGATCGCCATTCCCGAGGTGTTACAGCCGTACTGCGGGTTCGATTCGATCGGCTAGCGGAGGGCGTGAGCCGTCAGATTCAGGCCGAAGCCGAAGGCGAAGCAAACGGTCGGCCGCCAGGCGATGTCCCAGTTCTGCCAGACGTAATACATCGCGAACAGCGGCACGAAGGCGGCAACGAGCGCCAGCGGCGGGCTGCCCCGCATGATCTGCAGGATCAGCCATATCC
Coding sequences within:
- a CDS encoding DUF1501 domain-containing protein, which gives rise to MFATDQTSRRHFMRHMAAGAATIPAMQFLSHLQANAQEVRRNGKAVILVWLGGGAPTIDMWDLKPGTNTGGEFKPIDTKGDLQISEHLPKTAMVMDELSVVRSMSSIEADHDRGRYFMKTGYRPEVTATHPDFGSVVSYHLGEERRELEIPAFISIGGGGGQSGYLGMKHAPFEVSSNGQIRNASLDRWTNPQRLQNRLAMLNVLEENFIKSGRGDAPQAHAEVYDKAVSLMTSSQMDAFKVEQEDQATRDAYGTSQLGRSLLMARRLVERNVPFVEVSYGGWDLHNDNFSALSTDKLPTLDSGLSAVTADLKQRGLLQDTVIVCMGEFGRTPRINQNVGRDHWARSWSVLIGGGGLNGGIAVGKTSEDGMRVEGPSYLPGDLWATVAQAIGIPLNTVHTSKTGRPMKLANGGRPIAELIG
- a CDS encoding DUF1549 and DUF1553 domain-containing protein; its protein translation is MTLRPLAAAFTLALVPLLSAPGASVGAAFAAEAGGEPVRGNGDAAIIAEIDRLIARSWEDNGVEPSPVASDSEWLRRVWLDLGGHIPDAETVQAFERNKSETKRAEMIQTLLESPDYVRHFSTVWTNLAIGQGEPENTSRLGMRRFFRNAFARNVPWSEVVFELITAEGHFEENGATNFLLAQMVDNDEGVQATAKATRLLLGMQVQCTQCHNHPFNDWKQDQFWQFNSILKAARRVDHEEFDQQTGQNEFVYAELLRRPLDGPVFFEKRSGLMQVAFPEAFGAKFGEDAGTDRRTEFATALTGLVPDEEGFPSASESADAVTDQIARAFVNRTWGHFHGYGFTKPVDDMGPHNPASHPELLDFLTAKFVEHNYDVRRLITWIANSQAYGLTSQSTKENEFDDPAAGELPLFSHMAVKRMTAEQLYDSLLIATEAQKAGNSDWEAIERQKREWLGQFITAFGTDDLTESTTFNGSIPQALMMMNGELTSKAISAEPGSYLNRVLGSTNKPEEAVDRLFLAALGRQPTSKEKTAAAQLIRGSEKPIYGYQDLFWALLNSNEFVFVK
- a CDS encoding 4a-hydroxytetrahydrobiopterin dehydratase, with amino-acid sequence MSAPSAPTAETLRAGHCQPCEGGVPTLSRQEIADRLTALNDWKTSDDGAAIHRTWNVGSFSKGLAFCNRVGEIAEAEGHHPDLHLTGYRNVKIVLTTHAVGGLTENDFILAAKIDALGDPRTA
- a CDS encoding FHA domain-containing protein, which gives rise to MRLVFNPLPPANGGRSANRPVPLDRPVLFFGRHPDCDVSPLGSAKVSRRHCCVAEASGRVRVRDLGSLNGTWVNDRPVRREAPLVPGDVLRVGDVGYRLERLETVQDGSQSGVVSIAPTAAPPAQEAGAESSSDVVPI
- a CDS encoding dipeptidase, which translates into the protein MTDFAPVADRLAASAEANRERLFELLRIPSVSADPAHRGDCRAAAEWVRDFLTQAGCSAELVDTGTAERPGHPIVFAKTPRVDGAPTLLVYGHYDVQPPDPLDLWTTPPFEPTVRPGPGGAEHVYARGATDDKGQMLTHPLAVAAWHAAAGGPPVNVTFVIEGEEEVGSDHLDAFLESHKAELACDAAVISDTSQFAPGVPAICYGLRGITACEVTVRGPKADLHSGLFGGAVANPANALAKIIASLHDADGRVAVPGFYDAVVPPTEEERAAWAALPFDEAAFLETTGAPEPVTLPDATVLEGRWGWPTCDVNGLTSGYQGPGPKTIIPAKASAKLSFRLVPDQDPHAILAAVREHVTAHCPRGVTVEVTPFHGTPGVRFDTDSAPFEAAKQAVEHAFGTPPVMIREGGTIPVVRALGATLGCPVLLLGWGQNSDGLHSPNERFSLDAFRRGALASARLMWELAR
- the serS gene encoding serine--tRNA ligase gives rise to the protein MLDLNTIAEHADVVAANNRRRGVDVDLSRLLHLRGKRSDLIQKTETLKHEQKETGAGIPQASPEERKALIARTGELKKEVAAAADELTAVEAELREIQSLIPNLTHPDAPDGGEHDGRVLREVGDKPQFDFEPLDHVELCEKHGLVDFASAAKTTGAGFYFLCREAVLLELALVRYAVEKATAAGFIPHVTPDLARAEALSGTGFNPRGEETQIYSVAGTDLSLIATAEITLGAMKAGTTFEPHELPLKLAGVSHCYRTEAGAYGKATRGLYRVHQFTKVELFAFTAADLGASGRMHAEILSLEEEIFSDLGLPYRVLDIAAGDLGGPAYRKFDLEAWMPGRDDGSGNKGSWGEVTSCSDCTDYQARRLDVRVKKTDADGKPAKGTDLVHTLNGTAIAVSRALIALLENGQREDGTIAIPEVLQPYCGFDSIG